The proteins below come from a single Juglans regia cultivar Chandler chromosome 12, Walnut 2.0, whole genome shotgun sequence genomic window:
- the LOC109000869 gene encoding leucine-rich repeat extensin-like protein 3 has protein sequence MGQPSLALVFLIFGFAISILPLLAQSPSEDGVNIPATPPPPPPPPPPPPPPPPPPPPPPPPPPPPLPQPPPAPPSPPPPPSPSPPLQQPQSTPPPPPPSYNSRPPPPHKWQTEADNGSNHSPRNLSPPPREQITNTGKTIGLLFVGIAAILQIGVVGFLVFKRRQLLKL, from the coding sequence ATGGGACAACCATCGCTAGCCTTGGTGTTTCTAATCTTTGGCTTCGCCATTAGCATTCTTCCTCTCCTTGCTCAGTCCCCATCAGAAGATGGCGTAAACATTCCCGCAAcacctccgcctccgcctccgcctcctcctccccctccgcctccccctccccctccgcctccacctccaccaccacctccaccacctcttcCACAGCCTCCGCCTGCGCCTCCGTCTCCACCGCCTCCTCCGTCTCCGTCTCCACCACTACAACAACCTCAATCGACACCTCCACCGCCGCCTCCATCATATAATTCAAGACCGCCACCACCACACAAGTGGCAGACAGAGGCCGATAACGGGTCCAATCATAGCCCAAGAAACCTGTCGCCACCGCCTCGGGAGCAAATCACCAATACAGGGAAAACGATTGGGCTTTTGTTTGTGGGTATCGCTGCGATCCTTCAAATTGGCGTGGTGGGGTTCTTGGTTTTCAAGAGAAGGCAGCTTCTGAAGCTCTAG